One stretch of Cohnella algarum DNA includes these proteins:
- a CDS encoding biotin transporter BioY, whose product MTNLPDSAGSPNPSPVAPGPSQQIRGIVYTALFAALFIAFSFVQIPLGFTPVPITLQALAVMLAGGLLGARYGFWSIAIVVLLTAAGLPLLQGRGGLATVFGPTGGFIWMFPVSALLIGLASDRLFRGVTRPGPKRVAALAASIVLFGIAFAYLTGVPWLAYKADTSLARAMVLGCYPYLAGDFIKAAVATVVIVLLRPKLPRLR is encoded by the coding sequence ATGACGAATTTACCCGATTCGGCGGGATCCCCGAATCCGTCTCCGGTTGCTCCCGGCCCGTCGCAGCAAATCAGAGGGATCGTTTACACGGCTTTGTTCGCCGCCTTGTTCATCGCCTTCAGCTTCGTGCAGATTCCGCTTGGCTTTACGCCGGTCCCGATTACGCTTCAAGCGCTTGCGGTCATGCTCGCGGGAGGTTTGCTCGGCGCCAGATACGGCTTTTGGAGCATTGCCATCGTCGTCCTGCTGACGGCCGCCGGACTTCCCTTGCTGCAAGGCCGGGGCGGGCTCGCGACCGTGTTCGGCCCGACGGGGGGCTTTATCTGGATGTTCCCGGTTTCCGCGCTTTTGATCGGCCTGGCGAGCGACCGGCTGTTTCGCGGTGTCACGCGGCCCGGCCCGAAGCGAGTTGCCGCGCTTGCGGCTTCGATCGTCCTGTTCGGCATCGCGTTCGCGTACCTAACGGGCGTGCCCTGGCTCGCCTACAAAGCCGACACGTCCCTTGCCCGAGCAATGGTGCTTGGCTGCTACCCGTACCTTGCCGGCGATTTCATCAAAGCGGCCGTGGCGACGGTCGTTATCGTCCTGCTTCGTCCGAAGCTCCCTCGGCTGCGTTGA
- a CDS encoding iron-hydroxamate ABC transporter substrate-binding protein, protein MSHAKKKIGWIATSLIALSLMLAACGGGNSNNAAGSPSASAGASPSAEQTASPSASAAASTDASAERTLTDGLGNEVTVPANPERIIASYLEDHLVALGVKPVAQWSVANGIQDYLQGELEGIPTIAFDLPYEAVASFTPDLIIVGSSGLVEGDKYGQYSKIAPTFVLGDEINNDWRQALLKIGEVLGKSDEAQKALDDYDAKAKDAKEKLQQAVASESAAVLWLTNKQFYVVSESQSSGAVLYGDLGLTVPEVVKEISAAGSASWNSISLEKLAELDADHIFLINSDVASGSEALQDPIWQNIPAVKNGNVYEFDSKESWLYSGAIANGQMIDNVLASLVN, encoded by the coding sequence TTGTCGCACGCAAAGAAAAAAATCGGTTGGATCGCAACCAGCTTGATCGCCCTGTCGCTGATGCTCGCCGCCTGCGGAGGCGGCAATTCCAATAACGCCGCCGGTTCGCCGAGCGCTTCCGCCGGCGCCAGCCCGTCCGCGGAGCAGACCGCAAGCCCGTCCGCATCGGCTGCGGCTTCGACTGACGCCAGCGCCGAACGAACGCTGACGGACGGCCTCGGCAACGAAGTGACGGTCCCGGCGAACCCGGAACGCATTATCGCCTCTTACCTGGAAGACCACCTGGTCGCCCTCGGCGTAAAGCCGGTCGCCCAATGGTCGGTGGCAAACGGCATTCAGGATTATTTGCAGGGTGAGCTGGAGGGGATTCCGACGATCGCCTTCGATCTTCCCTACGAAGCGGTTGCAAGCTTTACGCCCGATTTGATCATCGTCGGCTCGTCCGGCCTGGTCGAAGGCGACAAGTACGGCCAATATTCGAAAATCGCCCCGACGTTCGTCCTCGGGGACGAAATCAACAACGATTGGCGGCAAGCGCTGCTGAAAATCGGCGAAGTGCTGGGCAAAAGCGACGAAGCGCAAAAAGCGCTGGACGATTACGATGCCAAAGCGAAAGACGCCAAGGAGAAGCTGCAGCAAGCGGTCGCTTCCGAATCGGCCGCCGTCCTGTGGCTGACGAACAAGCAATTTTACGTCGTCAGCGAATCGCAATCCAGCGGCGCCGTTCTATACGGCGATTTGGGCCTGACGGTGCCGGAAGTCGTCAAGGAAATTTCGGCCGCCGGCAGCGCCAGCTGGAACTCCATTTCGCTGGAAAAGCTGGCCGAACTGGACGCGGATCACATTTTCCTGATCAACAGCGACGTGGCGTCGGGCTCCGAAGCGCTTCAGGACCCGATTTGGCAAAACATCCCCGCCGTCAAGAACGGCAACGTATACGAATTCGACAGCAAGGAGAGCTGGCTTTACTCGGGCGCGATCGCCAACGGGCAAATGATCGACAACGTGCTGGCCAGCCTGGTCAACTAA
- a CDS encoding RicAFT regulatory complex protein RicA family protein: protein MSATEHAHDHQHQDDCGCFHEDGQAIPEFDNRELIVREDILARARELAQLITTTEEVALYQQAEKRIQSHEKVQGLIAKIKKKQKELVAFQNTFKNEAMAAKIEKEIEELQDELDEMPIVQQFQQSQTDVNYLLQSIVSIIRDSVAEKLDVEAAARAEDPEFCD, encoded by the coding sequence ATGTCGGCAACCGAGCATGCGCACGACCATCAGCATCAAGACGACTGCGGCTGTTTTCATGAGGACGGCCAAGCGATCCCCGAGTTCGATAACCGGGAACTGATCGTGCGCGAGGATATTTTGGCCAGAGCGAGAGAACTCGCGCAGCTGATCACGACGACCGAGGAAGTCGCCTTGTACCAGCAAGCGGAAAAGCGAATTCAAAGCCACGAGAAGGTTCAAGGCTTGATCGCGAAAATCAAGAAAAAGCAGAAGGAACTGGTCGCCTTCCAAAACACGTTCAAAAACGAAGCGATGGCCGCCAAGATCGAAAAGGAAATCGAAGAGCTGCAGGACGAGCTCGACGAAATGCCGATCGTGCAGCAATTCCAGCAAAGCCAGACCGACGTCAACTATTTGCTGCAATCGATCGTCAGCATTATCCGCGATTCGGTCGCGGAAAAGCTGGACGTCGAAGCCGCGGCCCGGGCGGAAGATCCCGAATTTTGCGACTAG
- a CDS encoding energy-coupling factor ABC transporter ATP-binding protein: MNEEKTSLPLRLIEVTVYGADEAGETKTIVADLNLSIAKGEWLTIVGVNGSGKSTAARLIAGLPAGNVEGTVERGFAGDYPAAYVMQQPDAQLFGQTPREELRFALEWQGMTPSVTDVQAEAMLEAAGLSEAADRPWSRLSGGQRQMAAIAAACAGNPELVVFDEATSMLDDGARRRARSFAGRLRERGAAIVWVTQRLEELEPGERVVAFADGRIRFDGDVRQFLYGRDEYAQSLSPCEQIGLRLPYLARLARELCRSGKLFPPLPVTAEDWRRTRLRPKRAEA; the protein is encoded by the coding sequence ATGAATGAGGAAAAAACGAGCCTGCCGCTGCGCCTGATCGAGGTGACGGTTTACGGAGCGGACGAAGCGGGAGAGACGAAGACGATCGTTGCCGATCTGAACTTGTCGATCGCCAAAGGGGAGTGGCTTACGATCGTGGGCGTGAACGGTTCCGGCAAATCGACGGCGGCGCGGCTGATTGCCGGTTTGCCGGCGGGGAACGTCGAGGGAACGGTCGAGCGCGGTTTCGCAGGGGATTATCCGGCAGCCTATGTCATGCAGCAGCCCGACGCGCAGCTGTTCGGGCAAACGCCCCGGGAGGAATTGAGGTTCGCCCTCGAATGGCAGGGAATGACGCCGTCCGTAACCGACGTGCAGGCGGAAGCGATGCTGGAGGCGGCGGGCTTGAGCGAAGCGGCCGACCGCCCATGGAGCCGGCTGTCCGGCGGCCAGCGCCAAATGGCGGCGATCGCCGCCGCTTGCGCCGGGAATCCGGAGCTTGTCGTGTTCGACGAGGCGACCTCCATGCTGGACGACGGCGCCCGGCGCCGGGCTCGCTCGTTCGCCGGCCGGCTTCGCGAGCGCGGCGCGGCGATCGTCTGGGTTACGCAGCGCCTGGAGGAGCTGGAGCCGGGGGAGCGCGTCGTCGCTTTCGCGGACGGGCGAATCCGCTTCGACGGGGACGTGCGGCAGTTTTTGTACGGTCGGGATGAATATGCGCAAAGCCTATCGCCCTGCGAGCAAATCGGACTTCGGCTTCCCTATCTGGCCCGGCTTGCGCGGGAGCTGTGCCGTTCCGGCAAGCTGTTCCCGCCTCTGCCGGTAACGGCGGAGGATTGGCGCAGGACGCGGCTGCGGCCGAAAAGGGCGGAGGCGTGA
- a CDS encoding MFS transporter: MSSPVTPSRRDALPGRPAAVPGAGSARAALPFKPVARRHHILFAAATVLYWMTMYVYVPILTPFLQDRGLSMGWIGFIVGSYGLSQMLIRFPLGVYSDRMSRRKPFLIAGMLAGLVGSALFLVGDAWQGPLAGRLVLGICASSWVAYSVLYASYYPPEQSTKAMSTISFLTVVGQLAGMTASGWLASAGGWETAFLTGIGLAAAGMLAAACVFEPPSPSRAALPAAAAEAQTAAPGGARRSVRKNVTSSPLLIEVSLLSLLVHCILFITMFGFTPLQAVALGASEVELTWLVVAFMVPHALVSLWSGRLLAPRFGERNVIIAGFILSAACSAAIPLCASLPSLLATQAVNGAAQAMVIPLLLGLAIRDYPSSERATAMGFYQSVYSIGMFAGPYVAGWFNNAGGLRAGFWFAGAIGLAAAAIALIGAKRRR, from the coding sequence ATGTCTTCCCCCGTTACGCCGTCTCGCCGGGACGCGCTGCCCGGTCGGCCGGCCGCCGTTCCCGGCGCGGGGAGCGCTCGCGCCGCGCTCCCGTTCAAGCCGGTTGCCCGCCGGCATCATATCCTGTTCGCCGCGGCGACCGTTTTATATTGGATGACCATGTACGTTTATGTACCGATTCTGACTCCGTTTCTGCAGGATCGGGGCTTGTCGATGGGCTGGATCGGCTTCATCGTCGGCAGCTACGGCCTGTCCCAGATGCTCATCCGGTTTCCGCTCGGCGTCTATTCCGACCGAATGAGCCGGCGCAAGCCGTTTTTGATTGCCGGAATGCTGGCGGGACTCGTCGGAAGCGCCCTGTTTCTCGTCGGAGACGCCTGGCAGGGGCCGCTGGCCGGCAGGCTCGTGCTCGGCATATGCGCCTCTTCCTGGGTCGCCTATTCGGTGCTTTACGCTTCGTACTATCCGCCCGAACAGTCCACCAAGGCGATGAGCACGATCAGCTTTCTCACCGTCGTCGGCCAGCTGGCCGGCATGACGGCAAGCGGCTGGCTCGCATCCGCAGGCGGCTGGGAAACGGCGTTTTTGACCGGCATCGGCCTTGCCGCCGCCGGGATGCTCGCCGCCGCATGCGTGTTCGAGCCGCCGTCGCCAAGCCGCGCCGCGTTGCCCGCGGCTGCGGCGGAAGCGCAAACGGCAGCGCCCGGCGGCGCCCGCCGCAGCGTCCGGAAGAACGTAACGTCCTCGCCGCTGCTGATCGAAGTGTCGCTGCTGTCGCTGCTCGTTCACTGCATTTTATTCATTACGATGTTCGGCTTTACCCCGCTTCAGGCCGTTGCGCTCGGAGCGTCGGAAGTCGAGCTTACGTGGCTTGTCGTCGCCTTCATGGTGCCGCATGCGCTCGTTTCGCTCTGGAGCGGCCGGTTGCTCGCGCCCCGCTTCGGCGAACGAAACGTCATTATCGCCGGTTTCATCCTCAGCGCCGCCTGCTCCGCCGCGATTCCGCTTTGCGCCTCGCTTCCGTCGCTGCTGGCGACCCAGGCCGTGAACGGAGCCGCGCAGGCGATGGTCATTCCGCTGCTGCTCGGCCTTGCCATTCGCGACTATCCGTCGTCCGAGCGGGCGACCGCAATGGGCTTCTACCAATCCGTCTATTCTATCGGCATGTTTGCGGGCCCTTATGTCGCGGGCTGGTTCAACAATGCCGGCGGTCTTCGCGCCGGGTTTTGGTTTGCCGGCGCCATCGGGCTGGCCGCGGCCGCAATCGCCTTGATCGGAGCGAAACGCCGCCGCTAG
- the ltrA gene encoding group II intron reverse transcriptase/maturase produces the protein MKVTKVGTKESRIPCCSKGCPQRDSAEHEGYAGALTDKRITENNNTNTNSRGDKLLEQILSRENLNNAYKQVKRNKGAHGVDGMEVEELLQYLKDNGDELVKLVLDGKYRPNPVRRVEIPKDNGKMRTLGIPTAVDRMLQQAVAQVLQPIFEAQFAETSYGFRPKRSAHDALRKCKAYANEGYTYVVDMDLEKFFDTVNQAKMIELLSRTIKDGRVVSLIHKYLAAGAINKGKFEETELGLVQGGNISPLCSNIMLNELDRELERRRIKFVRYADDMLLFARTKRSAARMLEHILPFIEGKLRLRVNLEKTVVAYIGKIKFLGYGFYPSKDGIKLRTHAKSISKMKARIKELTARSKGFGYDELKLKLKQFITGWLNYFKLADMKSLLKVTDQWLRRRIRMYIWKRWKRVRTRYAMLRKLGNDHNTAFKFASTRKGYWRTAKSPILHTTVTDILLEKAGYTTFSAYFKSVRM, from the coding sequence ATGAAAGTTACCAAAGTCGGGACAAAAGAAAGCAGAATACCTTGCTGTAGCAAGGGCTGCCCGCAAAGAGATAGTGCGGAACACGAAGGGTATGCGGGAGCGCTTACCGACAAGCGGATAACTGAAAACAACAACACCAACACCAACAGCCGAGGGGACAAGCTACTAGAGCAAATCTTGAGCCGGGAGAATCTGAACAATGCCTACAAGCAAGTGAAGAGGAACAAAGGCGCACACGGCGTCGATGGGATGGAAGTAGAGGAATTGCTACAATATCTCAAAGACAACGGAGATGAACTCGTAAAGCTTGTTCTGGACGGAAAATATCGTCCAAATCCGGTCCGCAGGGTGGAGATCCCCAAGGACAACGGGAAGATGCGAACGCTGGGCATACCGACCGCAGTGGACAGAATGCTGCAGCAAGCCGTGGCACAGGTGCTACAACCCATCTTCGAAGCCCAATTTGCTGAAACCAGCTATGGATTCAGACCCAAGAGAAGCGCGCACGATGCCTTAAGGAAATGTAAGGCCTACGCAAACGAAGGATACACCTATGTCGTAGACATGGATTTGGAGAAATTCTTCGACACAGTCAATCAAGCGAAGATGATCGAACTGCTGTCCAGAACGATTAAAGACGGCAGAGTCGTATCGCTGATCCACAAATATCTGGCGGCAGGCGCGATCAACAAGGGGAAATTCGAGGAGACAGAGCTGGGACTTGTACAGGGCGGCAATATTAGTCCCCTGTGCAGTAACATCATGCTGAACGAGTTGGACCGCGAACTGGAGCGCAGAAGAATCAAGTTCGTCAGATATGCGGACGATATGCTCCTTTTCGCAAGGACGAAAAGGTCAGCGGCGCGGATGCTGGAACACATTCTGCCATTCATCGAAGGAAAATTGCGACTTCGGGTGAACCTAGAGAAGACAGTGGTGGCCTACATCGGAAAGATCAAATTTCTGGGCTACGGATTCTATCCGTCCAAGGACGGAATTAAATTACGTACCCACGCCAAGAGCATCAGCAAAATGAAAGCGAGAATAAAAGAGCTCACGGCAAGAAGCAAAGGGTTTGGATATGACGAGCTGAAATTAAAGCTGAAACAATTCATAACGGGATGGTTGAATTACTTCAAACTCGCGGATATGAAGAGCCTGCTTAAGGTAACCGATCAATGGCTCAGAAGAAGAATACGCATGTACATTTGGAAACGTTGGAAACGCGTACGAACCCGATATGCCATGCTACGTAAACTCGGAAACGACCACAACACCGCCTTCAAGTTCGCGAGTACAAGAAAAGGCTATTGGCGAACAGCCAAAAGCCCAATCCTGCACACGACTGTAACCGACATACTTCTGGAGAAAGCCGGTTACACAACCTTCTCAGCGTATTTCAAGTCTGTTCGAATGTAA
- a CDS encoding IS256 family transposase translates to MGLWTKEQLRSFIKENNLVTAQDAQNALKDLFAETLQEMLEAEMDTHLGYSKHDVQNKQTKNSRNGKSKKIVTSEYGDQEIAVPRDRLGEFEPLVVKKHQSNVTGIEDQIVALYAKGVSTREIQDHLQNLYGLEVSPTFISNVTNKIIPLIKEWQNRPLQGVYAVVFLDAIHFKVKQDGAIVNKAAYMVIGIDMDGNKDVLGMWIGENESAKFWLSVLNDLKNRGVQDILITCVDNLTGFSQAISACYPKTEIQKCIIHQIRNSTRYVSYKDLKKVTADLKPIYKAATEEMALLELDRFEETWGAKYPLIVRSWRSNWDELATFFKYPPELRKLIYTTNMIESYHRQLRKVTKGKSIFPSDEALLKMLYLVTMDVTRKWTGRVQNWGQMLLQLSVFFPDRIGQHLP, encoded by the coding sequence ATGGGATTATGGACGAAAGAGCAGCTGCGGAGTTTCATCAAGGAGAATAATCTGGTCACCGCACAGGATGCGCAGAATGCGCTAAAGGACCTGTTTGCCGAAACGCTGCAAGAAATGCTAGAGGCCGAAATGGATACGCACCTGGGCTATAGCAAGCATGACGTGCAGAACAAGCAGACGAAGAACAGTCGCAACGGTAAGAGCAAGAAAATCGTCACTAGCGAGTACGGCGACCAGGAGATTGCCGTGCCACGGGATCGCCTGGGCGAGTTCGAGCCGCTCGTGGTGAAGAAGCATCAGTCCAACGTGACGGGGATCGAGGATCAGATCGTCGCCCTGTACGCCAAAGGCGTCAGCACGCGGGAGATCCAGGACCATCTGCAGAATCTCTATGGTTTGGAGGTCTCGCCAACCTTTATTTCCAATGTCACGAATAAGATCATTCCGCTCATCAAAGAGTGGCAGAATCGGCCGTTGCAGGGCGTATACGCGGTCGTCTTCCTGGACGCCATCCACTTCAAGGTGAAGCAAGACGGGGCGATCGTGAACAAAGCTGCCTACATGGTCATTGGGATCGACATGGACGGCAACAAGGACGTGCTGGGCATGTGGATCGGCGAGAACGAGTCCGCGAAGTTCTGGCTGAGCGTCTTGAACGATCTTAAGAATCGCGGCGTTCAGGACATCCTTATCACCTGTGTCGACAACCTCACGGGCTTCTCCCAGGCGATCTCTGCCTGTTATCCGAAGACGGAGATTCAGAAGTGCATCATCCACCAGATCCGCAACTCCACGCGCTACGTCTCCTACAAGGATCTGAAGAAGGTGACGGCCGATCTGAAGCCCATCTACAAGGCTGCTACGGAGGAAATGGCTCTGCTGGAACTCGACCGCTTTGAGGAGACGTGGGGCGCCAAGTATCCCCTTATTGTCCGCTCATGGCGCAGCAATTGGGACGAACTCGCCACCTTCTTCAAGTATCCGCCTGAGCTTCGTAAGCTCATCTACACGACGAACATGATTGAGAGCTATCATCGCCAATTGCGAAAAGTCACCAAAGGGAAAAGCATCTTCCCAAGCGACGAGGCGCTACTGAAGATGCTGTACTTAGTCACGATGGACGTCACCCGCAAATGGACCGGTCGTGTTCAAAACTGGGGACAGATGCTCCTGCAGCTCTCCGTCTTCTTTCCGGACCGGATCGGCCAGCACTTACCTTGA
- a CDS encoding ATP-binding cassette domain-containing protein gives MSAAESKRTDLTVTRGDTRLEFHRGTITAVFGPNGAGKSYWLEQLAGLRPPQDWRISFGESELWISDWRGRPIRNDRALKAYAYASQAPEEQLFARTAAEELEFALKPYGLPAEDKLERQEEALEAVGWNRAWLTRDPFRMSGGERRRLAIACLLAVPAPWLLLDEPTAGLDAEGHALLAERLRREARSGRGVVLVSHDSEWALPLADRALLLAPSGEARLCGRDELLARPELWREAGMETPPWLMLAGDWLKRGLRPESLLDAAALADELVPDRPPGDAAADAGLPEAAARETAASEADSQPARHRSARGDGMDEPPRLARFDPRAVWLSYLLLSAAIFMLRDWAGLGMAAAIVLTAIAWGQIPLRRWRGMIAAFMAFSVAASLIAAAGAGGAKGIHPETMLATLHSMSRTLLVMLLGLGLPLVMTPLRLRKSLEQLAARKGRLGLRSQNAILTVTLLMRFIPVLLGEWERFERLAIARGKTARLSLKNAAGRLIHISMPFLTALFRHGDQAALALESRGVGRRPYPAVWPTLRWARRDTLLLLAAAMIVALLVWWAVRRPFDM, from the coding sequence ATGTCGGCAGCGGAATCGAAACGAACGGATTTGACGGTGACGCGCGGGGACACCCGGCTTGAGTTCCATCGAGGAACGATAACGGCCGTCTTCGGACCGAACGGCGCCGGCAAATCGTACTGGCTGGAACAGCTGGCCGGCTTGAGGCCGCCGCAGGATTGGCGCATAAGTTTCGGCGAATCGGAGCTGTGGATAAGCGATTGGCGCGGCCGTCCGATTCGAAACGATCGGGCGTTAAAAGCGTATGCCTACGCGAGCCAGGCGCCGGAAGAGCAGCTGTTCGCCCGGACGGCTGCCGAAGAGCTGGAATTTGCGCTGAAGCCTTACGGGCTGCCGGCGGAGGATAAGCTCGAGCGGCAGGAGGAGGCGCTCGAAGCGGTAGGCTGGAATCGCGCGTGGCTGACCCGCGATCCGTTTCGCATGAGCGGCGGCGAGCGCCGAAGGCTTGCGATCGCTTGTCTGCTCGCCGTCCCCGCGCCGTGGCTGCTGCTGGACGAACCGACCGCGGGCCTGGACGCGGAAGGGCATGCGCTGCTCGCAGAGCGGCTGCGCCGCGAGGCGCGATCGGGGCGAGGCGTCGTGCTCGTCTCGCACGACAGCGAATGGGCGCTGCCGCTGGCCGATCGGGCGCTGCTGCTCGCGCCGTCGGGCGAGGCCAGGCTGTGCGGCCGCGACGAGCTTCTCGCCCGTCCCGAGCTGTGGCGGGAAGCGGGCATGGAAACGCCGCCGTGGCTGATGCTCGCGGGCGATTGGCTGAAGCGGGGGCTTCGGCCGGAATCGCTGCTGGACGCGGCGGCGTTGGCCGACGAGCTCGTGCCGGATCGGCCGCCCGGAGATGCGGCGGCGGACGCCGGCCTGCCCGAAGCGGCCGCGCGCGAAACCGCCGCTTCCGAAGCGGATTCGCAGCCGGCGCGTCACCGGTCCGCCCGGGGCGACGGCATGGACGAGCCGCCTCGGCTCGCGCGCTTCGACCCGCGGGCGGTATGGCTTTCTTATTTGCTGTTATCCGCGGCGATTTTCATGCTTCGGGATTGGGCGGGACTCGGAATGGCGGCCGCGATCGTGCTGACGGCCATCGCGTGGGGCCAAATTCCTTTGCGCAGGTGGCGGGGAATGATCGCCGCTTTCATGGCGTTTTCCGTCGCGGCGTCCTTGATCGCGGCCGCGGGAGCCGGGGGAGCCAAAGGCATTCACCCGGAAACGATGCTTGCCACGCTGCATTCGATGAGCCGCACGCTGCTCGTCATGCTGCTCGGATTGGGGCTGCCGCTCGTCATGACGCCGCTTCGGCTGCGCAAATCGCTGGAGCAGCTCGCGGCAAGAAAAGGAAGGCTCGGCTTGCGCTCGCAGAACGCGATTTTGACCGTTACGCTGCTTATGCGGTTCATTCCGGTTTTGCTCGGAGAGTGGGAGCGGTTCGAGCGGCTCGCGATCGCGAGGGGGAAAACTGCCCGCTTATCGCTCAAAAACGCGGCGGGCCGGCTGATTCACATTTCCATGCCTTTTCTGACGGCGCTTTTCCGGCATGGCGATCAGGCGGCGCTGGCGCTCGAAAGCCGAGGCGTCGGACGAAGGCCGTACCCCGCGGTATGGCCGACGCTGCGCTGGGCCCGGCGGGATACGCTGCTGCTCTTGGCTGCGGCCATGATCGTCGCCCTTCTCGTCTGGTGGGCGGTACGCCGGCCATTTGACATGTAA